A genomic region of Ictalurus furcatus strain D&B chromosome 29, Billie_1.0, whole genome shotgun sequence contains the following coding sequences:
- the n4bp2 gene encoding NEDD4-binding protein 2: MPKKKKTGPGAVAGQSGEHVSAHYYYNPGPNGSASVTRDLSGSTMSDLSLQNKDEIVKSMHDMFSDLDPDVIFIVLSEADFKVENAMDALLELSGAAEGKTTTSPPLSGFETAAALLEPRPSHTKSSTERSVLSAASNYEESRQELSPETTHLTEEFDSLIDQELESLTMRQPLPSSITPSVLPLPSESAPLHAGAPPSPLLAQEALTELDQLDVTPNDSKLGSLSEQSSSSTAKIGGGQRNASPINELSLGGVSLPQESGISLDFSHLTHDSTFAAPRPSAFKAYRRPDQFPTQISVNIPRPQSLHTFWNIQAPDFKPCMDGPAFITPVVPNPWTTNPTSMTQWMPSRPVSHAPLKPSATVPKSWMLYPQSRLKLEGQVLVLLRGAPGSGKTTLASEMLEQNPGGIVLSTDEYFTQNGVYHFEPHLLGEAHAWNHLRAKEAFEEGLTPIIIDNTNLQCWEMKPYVALAQKHKYRVLFREPNTWWKTKARELEKRTKHGVTKEKIRRMLENQDRYVSVQNIMASQPKSTAIYGVDVCDTHPTEQPLASHPDLVGDSGFGKPGSYLSSSLPDVSSVDCKCSSTSANMGAAESNFGSHGSKEYVSSRENVTELLDGADIDRELDACMEISGQNDCNINEDLGLLEARTLEQPVMYAESIGQRVKRARAQTRTADGDASTLKCDFSDSVRKASQGDSVDDYTGDGVSLNTEQLEFVGDWPCESLEQRGQRSRKSASQTGKSPNEEMSNFEEDTTKYESKFVGHLNSDTPDKTEFQKLLDLLQGDNNQIPQETSQDFLPVGGDGYHSCLGTKAQPVLPDCVLDWKSERSSDPGKGNSHTPSPIKELGASQDESSQRDTKEACTDVHTPSPIKELGAGQDESSKRDTKEAGTDVHTPSPIKELGATQNESSKRDTKEACTDEHAPANGVIGLERGSEQKTKPNHNAYLPLSSGGEVEFSSESSQERRKVPSRRAGKSCKLALTFTHQSPSSCPHAGYPVTSLQQSELNPSPAPPELLFPTCHSAFAQTEPQDFALLWRIDQQKCPEPESDTSGIVILEGNPLRYVPKINKEKSSEQPVIPYRVCHEKGSQVEENDLRELPFKQNSLEILSRHFKHVPKETLEDLYEKCHQDMEWTTNLLLDSGEHLCRDDEENVFDHEDTEGYDLVQGAKKESFDCQVIGELFEPKIICTRDTVIEETGSNCCENPDILVPNNTSLTMGIVDREPEDSNDQSIKLLEHQPEEPDQRETLDCVTGPSTVMNPSEPVGENKALKNSLQPELESEIPQTEVFEKCLGGGLMDEVEEDRETKEEVNAITRAWLEEMVHKQEEQRKEREKERRGQRKNGPMNIQTLEMKLTTELALQLTELFGPVGISPGEFSPENCSVVMDLNLAKLLHQKWKETIQEKHRQAALSYHLLQESSVHWGDSQPTAAGLGDSATHFLIGADGYSSLVNQSGVQEGFPLMDHWNISRPPVSLRDIMLEQQVLQDGLEKSRLSRWDLDKKDGAAVVKEKQLFALFPTIDRHFLRDIFRDHNYSLEQTEQFLHTLLDDEPVRTVVASGSVPENNEKCRAPSKERSQKNETVAAQFQDIEDPEYVDFRTEATLQRQRQQECFDKAAEAYRQGRKDVASFYAQQGHLHGQKMKEANHRAAVQIFERVNSTLLPQNVLDLHGLHVNEALHHLQQVLATKTLEWQQGLCRPQLSVITGRGNHSQGGVARVRPAVLDYLKSQHYKFTEPKPGLVIVVLHGADY, translated from the exons ATGcctaagaaaaagaaaaccggGCCCGGTGCAGTAGCAGGCCAGTCAGGAGAACATGTCAGcgctcattattattataatcccGGGCCGAACGGATCTGCTTCTGTAACGCGTGATCTCTCGGGATCTACTATGTCCGATTTGAGTTTGCAGAACAAGGACGAAATCGTGAAGAGCATGCACGATATGTTTTCTGACTTGGACCCTGATGTCATTTTCATAGTGCTTTCCGAGGCGGATTTTAAAG tgGAAAATGCCATGGATGCACTCCTAGAGTTGTCTGGTGCTGCTGAGGGGAAGACCACAACCTCTCCTCCACTTTCGGGGTTTGAGACGGCTGCTGCTCTGCTGGAACCACGTCCATCTCATACTAAATCCTCCACAGAAAGATCAGTCCTATCAGCAGCGTCCAATTATGAAGAATCACGTCAGGAGCTCAGCCCGGAAACAACTCACTTAACTGAAGAGTTTGATTCTCTTATTGACCAAGAACTGGAATCTTTAACGATGCGCCAGCCTTTACCATCCTCTATTACTCCTTCTGTCTTGCCTCTACCTTCCGAGTCAGCTCCCCTTCACGCCGGTGCTCCACCGAGTCCCCTTCTAGCTCAAGAAGCTTTGACGGAGCTTGATCAGCTAGATGTGACTCCAAATGACTCCAAATTAGGGTCTTTAAGTGAGCAGAGTTCGTCCTCCACTGCCAAGATTGGTGGCGGTCAAAGAAATGCTTCACCAATAAACGAGCTCAGTTTGGGGGGGGTGTCTTTGCCCCAGGAGAGTGGTATCTCTCTTGATTTTAGTCACTTGACACATGATTCCACCTTTGCTGCCCCAAGACCTTCAGCGTTTAAGGCCTACCGCAGACCTGACCAGTTTCCGACGCAAATATCAGTTAATATCCCACGTCCTCAAAGTCTGCACACGTTCTGGAATATCCAAGCTCCAGATTTCAAGCCCTGCATGGATGGACCAGCTTTTATCACACCTGTTGTCCCTAACCCCTGGACAACAAATCCCACTTCCATGACTCAATGGATGCCTTCCAGGCCTGTCAGTCACGCTCCTCTGAAGCCCTCGGCTACGGTTCCCAAGTCGTGGATGCTTTATCCTCAGAGTCGACTCAAATTGGAAGGGCAAGTACTGGTGCTGCTCAGAGGGGCTCCAGGATCAGGCAAAACGACACTTGCCAg TGAAATGTTGGAACAAAACCCAGGTGGAATAGTCCTAAGTACTGATGAGTACTTCACGCAGAACGGAGTGTACCATTTTGAGCCACACTTACTTGGAGAGGCCCATGCGTGGAACCATCTAAGAG CAAAAGAAGCTTTTGAGGAAGGTCTAACCCCTATAATTATAGACAACACCAATTTGCAGTGCTGGGAGATGAAGCCCTATGTTGCATTG gcaCAGAAGCATAAATACAGAGTGCTGTTCCGTGAGCCAAACACCTGGTGGAAAACCAAAGCCAGAGAGTTGGAGAA acgtACTAAACATGGAGTAACGAAGGAAAAGATCCGACGCATGCTGGAGAACCAAGATCGTTATGTATCCGTCCAGAATATAATGGCTTCACAGCCCAAATCCACAGCCATCTAcggtgtggatgtgtgtgacaCACACCCAACAGA GCAGCCTTTAGCAAGCCATCCTGACTTAGTGGGTGACTCTGGGTTTGGTAAACCTGGTAGCtatctctcctcctctctgccTGATGTTTCATCAGTTGATTGTAAATGTAGTTCTACTTCAGCAAACATGGGTGCAGCAGAAAGCAACTTTGGATCACACGGGTCCAAGGAATACGTGTCCTCCCGGGAAAATGTTACAGAGCTGCTAGATGGAGCAGACATAGACCGGGAACTGGATGCCTGTATGGAAATTTCTGGACAGAATGACTGCAACATAAATGAAGATCTTGGCCTATTGGAAGCGAGGACCTTGGAACAGCCAGTGATGTATGCAGAGTCGATTGGCCAGCGGGTAAAGAGAGCAAGGGCGCAGACCAGAACTGCAGATGGAGACGCTAGCACTCTGAAATGTGATTTTAGTGATTCTGTAAGGAAAGCAAGTCAGGGTGATTCTGTGGATGATTACACTGGGGATGGTGTTAGTTTGAATACAGAGCAGCTCGAATTTGTGGGAGATTGGCCCTGTGAAAGCCTTGAACAGCGTGGGCAACGGAGTCGGAAGTCAGCATCTCAGACAGGGAAAAGCCCAAATGAGGAAATGTCAAACTTTGAAGAAGACACAACTAAATATGAGAGTAAATTTGTAGGACATTTGAATTCCGACACCCCAGATAAGACAGAGTTCCAGAAGCTTCTAGATCTTCTTCAAGGAGACAATAATCAAATTCCTCAAGAAACATCTCAGGACTTCCTACCTGTAGGTGGTGATGGGTATCACTCATGCTTGGGGACTAAGGCCCAGCCAGTACTCCCTGACTGTGTCCTTGACTGGAAGTCTGAAAGATCCAGTGATCCAGGAAAAGGCAACTCTCATACTCCAAGCCCCATCAAAGAACTTGGAGCCAGTCAGGATGAGTCTTCCCAAAGGGATACAAAAGAGGCATGTACAGATGTTCATACTCCAAGCCCCATCAAAGAACTTGGAGCCGGTCAGGATGAGTCTTCCAAAAGGGATACAAAAGAGGCAGGTACAGATGTTCATACTCCAAGCCCCATCAAAGAACTTGGAGCCACTCAGAATGAATCTTCCAAAAGGGATACAAAAGAGGCATGTACAGATGAACATGCTCCAGCAAATGGGGTAATTGGTCTGGAGAGGGGTTCAGAGCAGAAAACTAAACCAAACCATAATGCTTACCTGCCCCTAAGCTCAGGAGGTGAAGTGGAGTTTAGTTCTGAATCCAGCCAGGAGAGAAGGAAAGTTCCCAGTCGGAGAGCAGGGAAATCCTGCAAACTGGCACTTACATTCACCCATCAAAGCCCTTCATCTTGTCCTCATGCTGGGTATCCAGTCACCTCATTGCAGCAGTCAGAGCTGAATCCTTCACCAGCACCACCAGAACTGCTTTTCCCAACATGCCACAGTGCCTTTGCCCAAACAGAACCTCAGGACTTTGCGCTCCTCTGGCGAATTGACCAGCAAAAATGTCCTGAGCCAGAGTCAGACACCAGTGGAATTGTTATTTTGGAGGGAAACCCTTTGCGTTATGTTCCAAAAATCAATAAAGAGAAATCTTCTGAGCAGCCGGTGATACCATACCGTGTATGTCATGAGAAAGGCTCACAGGTAGAAGAGAATGACTTGAGAGAACTACCCTTCAAACAGAACAGCCTGGAAATACTTAGCCGCCATTTTAAACATGTTCCCAAGGAGACTCTGGAGGACTTGTATGAAAAGTGTCACCAGGATATGGAGTGGACCACCAACTTGCTACTTGATTCAGGCGAACATCTTTGTAGGGATGATGAGGAAAATGTTTTTGATCATGAAGATACGGAAGGATATGATTTAGTTCAGGGTGCTAAGAAAGAATCTTTTGACTGTCAGGTGATAGGGGAGTTGTTTGAGCCAAAAATAATCTGCACAAGAGACACAGTAATAGAAGAGACTGGCAGTAATTGCTGTGAAAACCCTGATATTTTAGTACCAAATAACACCAGCTTGACTATGGGCATTGTTGATCGGGAACCTGAGGACAGTAATGACCAGAGCATCAAACTTTTAGAGCACCAACCTGAAGAGCCAGATCAAAGGGAAACACTTGATTGTGTGACTGGACCTTCCACTGTAATGAATCCCAGTGAACCTGTTGGAGAGAATAAAGCTCTAAAGAATTCTTTACAGCCAGAGTTGGAAAGTGAAATCCCGCAAACTGAAGTATTTGAGAAGTGTCTTGGTGGAGGACTTATGGATGAGGTAgaagaagacagagagacaaaagaaGAAGTAAATGCCATAACACGGGCATGGCTTGAAGAGATGGTGCATAAGCAGGAGgaacaaagaaaggaaagagaaaaagagagaaggggCCAGAGGAAAAACGGGCCAATGAACATTCAGACTCTGGAGATGAAACTAACCACAGAACTTGCCCTGCAGCTCACTGAGTTGTTTGGACCTGTAGGCATCTCCCCAG GTGAGTTTTCCCCAGAAAACTGCTCAGTGGTGATGGACCTGAACTTAGCCAAACTCCTGCAtcagaaatggaaagaaacCATCCAG GAGAAGCACAGGCAAGCAGCTCTCTCGTATCATCTACTGCAAGAGA GTTCTGTACACTGGGGTGATTCTCAGCCAACCGCGGCTGGGCTAGGGGACTCGGCTACTCATTTTCTGATTGGCGCAGACGGCTATTCATCCCTCGTCAACCAATCGGGTGTCCAAGAAGGCTTTCCACTCATGGACCACTGGAATATATCCCGCCCTCCAGTTTCTCTCCGGGACATCATGCTTGAACAGCAGGTGTTGCAGGACGGTTTAGAGAAG tcTAGGTTAAGTCGCTGGGATTTAGACAAGAAAGATGGAGCAGCCGTAGTAAAGGAGAAACAGCTGTTTGCCCTCTTCCCCACCATTGACAGGCACTTCCTCAGGGACATCTTCAGAGACCACAA TTACTCTCTGGAGCAGACAGAGCAGTTTCTCCACACCCTATTGGACGATGAACCCGTGAGAACTGTAGTAGCATCTGGATCTGTCCCggaaaataatgaaaagtgTAGAGCACCTAGCAAAGAGAGG TCGCAGAAGAACGAGACAGTCGCAGCACAGTTCCAGGACATAGAAGATCCAGAATACGTGGACTTTCGTACGGAAGCTACGCTTCAGAGACAACGCCAGCAGGAGTGTTTTGATAAAGCTGCCGAAGCCTACAGGCAAGGGCGCAAGGACGTGGCCAGCTTCTACGCTCAACAG GGCCACTTACACGGGCAGAAGATGAAGGAGGCGAATCATAGAGCAGCAGTGCAAATATTTGAACGTGTTAACTCGACACTTCTGCCTCAGAATGTTCTGGATCTGCATGGACTGCATGTTAACGAGGCTCTGCATCACTTGCAGCAGGTTCTCGCTACTAAAACCTTGG aATGGCAGCAGGGCTTGTGCCGTCCCCAACTGTCAGTCATCACAGGAAGAGGCAACCACAGCCAAGGAGGTGTGGCTCGTGTCAGGCCTGCTGTTCTTGACTACCTTAAGAGCCAACATTACAA gTTCACAGAGCCGAAACCGGGTTTGGTGATCGTCGTGTTGCATGGCGCTGATTATTAG